One window of Pandoraea oxalativorans genomic DNA carries:
- a CDS encoding ATP-binding protein produces the protein MPPTLRAVPGAPHRRRDALKVTHGDGGATRGLPPLAKLAKFDVRILDDGGSQDLYQAARTDLLEVLEVLEVLEVLEVLDDRVGSRWIVVPRQLPPEDRRTWRPDRTPAHAMRVRRVHRARKLRIQGDLMRKTTARHHDLFRPTPGRAPLHPHPLTVQHPP, from the coding sequence ATGCCGCCAACGCTGCGCGCTGTTCCGGGTGCGCCTCACCGACGACGCGACGCATTGAAGGTCACGCACGGCGACGGTGGCGCCACACGCGGGCTCCCCCCACTTGCGAAACTTGCGAAGTTTGACGTCCGGATCCTCGATGACGGGGGCTCGCAGGATCTCTATCAGGCCGCGCGCACCGATCTGCTTGAAGTGCTTGAAGTGCTTGAAGTGCTTGAAGTGCTTGAAGTGCTCGATGATCGTGTCGGCTCGCGCTGGATCGTCGTCCCTCGTCAGTTGCCGCCCGAAGACCGGCGCACCTGGCGCCCAGACCGCACGCCCGCACACGCGATGCGCGTCCGCCGCGTGCATCGGGCTCGCAAGCTTCGGATCCAGGGCGATTTGATGCGCAAGACAACAGCAAGACACCACGACCTGTTCCGGCCAACGCCGGGTCGGGCCCCCCTTCACCCCCACCCATTGACCGTGCAACACCCCCCCTGA